A stretch of the Vulcanisaeta souniana JCM 11219 genome encodes the following:
- a CDS encoding (Fe-S)-binding protein has product MSLDWFRALRDVIVTSLRDSRLPFPVDRSICSRWREDLVFDSDGGTILYTSCLYQLAPVIEKAVTELEKFGVTKGGVLTRFAVVGTRVFGKALLRPSDEELDRANRIVRNIHNMLKGIGVRFRVLDNEPYSGALLYELGFVNEFADYARSVYKVFRDNNVSEVITIDPHTQYTLERLYPKYVPEFNIKVRSYLDYLDPGRVKVKLSEFTVHDSCLYARYLNKHDLIRGLLRGKADVKEDPVITGRDTSHCCGGPIESTYPEIAGRVASNRVRELVRLSCNVIVQCPICYVNLRRGIKLSGIEANLFDIAEIIEVSR; this is encoded by the coding sequence GTGTCCCTTGATTGGTTTAGGGCGTTGAGGGATGTAATTGTAACTAGTCTTAGGGATTCCCGGCTTCCATTTCCGGTCGATAGGTCAATATGCAGTAGGTGGAGGGAGGACTTGGTGTTTGATAGTGATGGCGGCACCATTCTATACACATCATGCCTTTATCAATTAGCTCCTGTCATTGAAAAGGCTGTGACTGAGCTTGAGAAGTTTGGTGTCACTAAGGGTGGTGTATTGACTAGATTTGCTGTCGTAGGCACCAGGGTCTTTGGCAAAGCACTGCTTAGGCCCAGTGATGAGGAGCTTGATAGGGCTAATAGGATCGTTAGAAACATCCATAACATGCTCAAGGGAATTGGCGTGAGGTTCAGGGTCCTCGACAATGAGCCCTACAGTGGTGCCCTGCTCTACGAGTTGGGTTTCGTAAACGAGTTCGCGGATTATGCAAGGAGTGTTTACAAGGTTTTTAGGGACAATAACGTGAGTGAGGTAATAACCATAGATCCACACACCCAGTACACACTCGAGAGGCTCTACCCCAAGTACGTGCCTGAATTCAACATTAAGGTTAGGAGTTATCTGGACTACCTCGACCCAGGCAGGGTGAAGGTTAAGCTTAGCGAGTTCACTGTTCATGACTCATGCCTATACGCCAGGTACCTGAACAAGCATGACTTGATTAGGGGTTTGCTTAGGGGTAAGGCTGATGTTAAGGAGGACCCGGTAATAACGGGCAGGGATACCTCGCATTGCTGTGGCGGCCCCATCGAGTCCACATACCCGGAAATCGCCGGTAGGGTGGCTAGTAATAGGGTTAGGGAACTGGTTAGGCTTTCCTGTAATGTCATTGTTCAGTGCCCAATATGCTACGTAAACCTGAGGAGGGGCATTAAACTTAGCGGTATTGAGGCCAACCTATTCGACATCGCAGAGATAATCGAGGTGAGCAGGTGA
- a CDS encoding sodium:solute symporter: MSGEELHRLVRDLSDSGFRGVIKAYYVKRGLGTLTIEFIIYRKPNTVRRLWMRIRRSLEVIPSLVMALVIGFVLALIMRWFT; this comes from the coding sequence GTGTCTGGTGAAGAGTTGCATAGGCTTGTGAGGGATCTCTCAGATTCGGGATTTAGGGGTGTTATTAAGGCGTACTATGTTAAGAGAGGGTTGGGAACCCTTACAATTGAATTCATTATTTATAGGAAGCCAAATACCGTCAGAAGGCTTTGGATGAGGATTAGGAGATCCCTTGAGGTTATTCCATCCCTTGTTATGGCCCTGGTTATTGGTTTTGTACTAGCGTTAATTATGAGGTGGTTTACCTAA
- the purB gene encoding adenylosuccinate lyase, with translation MGFISPLDDRYYDELRDYAASVSEMALTTYRIRVEVLYLDFLVRTLGRVGLIKPLSEEERSSLLALGFSADDYRRFKELEDRLGHDVKAVEYLLREKLESVGLGRVAHLVHLGLTSEDTNNLALGILIKIATYKHLVLELAGLINALTTIMSNYADTPMLGRTHGQPATPTTFGKEIAYHASRVCYWLREITNIRLQGKVSGATGSMASFPMISGDINWIGELNNFVMGLGFEPAPVSIQILPPDSITHLLMVIGSMSQSLINLSQDLWVYNMLGYIRIRGKPIGSSTMPHKVNPVDLENAEGNLKLGSSILMEIGRYIQVSRLQRDLSDSTIKRNIGLGIGHVILGVRRLTNVLSGLEVNNEALNRDLTSHWEVLSEAVQVRLRALGVVDAYEKALSIFKGSKMSAEDYEKSIRELGIKDERLLSLSPNRYIGYAREITMNGIKYCNDTMELVKNRAQEELERLRKLGFLG, from the coding sequence GTGGGCTTTATCTCACCATTGGACGATAGGTACTACGATGAATTAAGGGATTATGCCGCTTCGGTCTCCGAGATGGCGCTCACCACGTATAGGATAAGGGTTGAGGTTTTATACCTGGATTTCCTCGTAAGGACCTTAGGCAGGGTGGGCTTAATCAAGCCATTAAGCGAAGAAGAGAGATCCTCATTACTTGCCCTGGGGTTTAGTGCTGATGATTATAGGCGCTTTAAGGAGCTCGAGGATAGGCTTGGCCACGACGTTAAGGCAGTGGAATACCTACTCAGGGAAAAACTGGAGTCCGTCGGCCTGGGCAGGGTAGCGCATTTGGTGCATCTAGGGTTAACGTCTGAGGATACCAATAACCTAGCCCTGGGAATCCTAATCAAGATAGCGACCTACAAACACCTAGTCCTAGAACTAGCTGGGTTGATAAACGCTCTAACCACTATAATGAGTAATTATGCCGATACACCAATGCTCGGGAGAACACATGGGCAACCAGCAACGCCAACAACCTTCGGCAAGGAAATAGCTTACCATGCATCCAGGGTCTGTTATTGGTTAAGGGAAATAACAAACATAAGGCTTCAGGGGAAGGTCTCGGGCGCCACAGGCTCAATGGCAAGCTTCCCAATGATCAGTGGCGACATTAATTGGATAGGGGAACTGAATAACTTCGTCATGGGCCTGGGCTTCGAACCAGCTCCAGTAAGCATCCAAATACTCCCTCCAGACTCCATAACCCACCTACTAATGGTGATTGGTTCAATGTCACAATCCTTAATTAACCTGTCCCAGGACCTCTGGGTATACAACATGCTCGGTTACATACGCATACGCGGAAAACCAATAGGCTCCTCCACAATGCCCCATAAGGTCAACCCTGTGGATCTCGAGAACGCCGAGGGCAACCTAAAACTCGGCTCATCAATACTCATGGAAATAGGCAGGTACATACAGGTGAGTAGGCTTCAGAGGGACCTAAGTGACTCCACGATCAAGAGGAACATAGGTCTTGGGATCGGTCACGTAATACTGGGCGTAAGGAGATTAACCAATGTATTAAGTGGCCTTGAGGTGAATAATGAAGCCTTGAATAGGGATCTAACAAGCCACTGGGAGGTGCTTAGTGAGGCAGTGCAGGTTAGGCTAAGGGCGCTTGGTGTGGTGGATGCCTACGAGAAGGCCTTATCGATTTTCAAAGGCTCTAAGATGAGTGCTGAGGACTACGAAAAATCAATAAGGGAATTGGGCATTAAGGATGAAAGGTTACTTAGCCTTAGCCCTAATAGGTACATTGGTTACGCCAGGGAAATAACAATGAACGGTATTAAGTACTGTAACGATACAATGGAGTTGGTTAAAAACAGGGCTCAGGAGGAACTTGAGAGGCTTAGGAAACTTGGCTTCCTCGGATAA
- a CDS encoding adenylosuccinate synthetase, translating into MIDKKVSLTVVVGGFFGDEGKGKAVSYLGLMDKPGICVRTGSINAGHTVNYNGKSWKLRILPSCFVNESTRLMVAPGALLKIDVLLKEIEETGSRDRVWVDINTGVIEDRHVENERSNEYLMKTIGSTGQGVGAAMVDRILRVLKTAKDFPELKGFITDVSGEVNEELDRGGKVIIEGTQGTFLSLYHGTYPFVTSRDTTAAGVISEVGVSPRLVSDIILVFKAYVTRVGAGELPGELSADEVIARGWVERGTVTGRPRRAAPFSIDLARRAVMLNRPTQIAITKFDALFPSARGKRKWVDLPVEARKWVEEISEALRVPVTLIGTGEDSMDMIDMRREVVGP; encoded by the coding sequence ATGATTGATAAAAAAGTGTCACTAACGGTTGTTGTGGGCGGTTTTTTCGGCGACGAAGGTAAGGGCAAGGCTGTGTCATACCTAGGACTAATGGACAAACCAGGTATATGTGTTAGGACCGGGTCCATAAATGCTGGGCATACCGTGAATTATAACGGGAAGTCCTGGAAACTTAGGATACTACCATCATGCTTCGTCAACGAATCTACCAGGTTAATGGTAGCGCCTGGTGCGTTATTGAAAATAGACGTGCTGCTTAAGGAGATCGAGGAAACAGGGAGTAGGGATAGGGTTTGGGTTGATATAAATACGGGCGTAATCGAGGACAGACACGTGGAGAACGAGAGAAGCAACGAGTATCTTATGAAGACAATAGGCTCCACCGGGCAGGGCGTGGGTGCGGCAATGGTTGATAGGATATTGAGGGTTCTAAAGACGGCTAAGGATTTCCCGGAGCTCAAGGGTTTCATAACCGACGTTAGTGGGGAGGTTAATGAGGAATTGGATAGGGGTGGTAAGGTGATTATTGAGGGTACCCAGGGTACATTCCTAAGTCTTTACCACGGTACATACCCCTTCGTTACGTCTAGGGACACGACGGCAGCCGGTGTGATCAGTGAGGTTGGGGTTAGCCCAAGGTTGGTTAGTGACATTATACTTGTGTTTAAGGCCTATGTGACTAGGGTTGGGGCTGGTGAACTACCGGGGGAGTTAAGCGCGGATGAGGTTATCGCGAGGGGCTGGGTTGAAAGAGGCACAGTCACGGGTAGACCAAGGCGCGCAGCGCCATTTAGTATCGACCTGGCTAGGAGGGCTGTCATGCTAAATAGGCCGACTCAAATAGCCATTACGAAGTTCGACGCATTATTCCCAAGCGCCCGCGGCAAGAGGAAATGGGTTGACTTACCTGTTGAGGCTAGGAAGTGGGTGGAGGAGATTAGTGAGGCTTTGAGGGTGCCGGTTACGTTAATAGGGACCGGCGAGGACTCGATGGACATGATTGACATGAGACGTGAGGTGGTTGGACCATGA